TCTGGTCTCAAATTCTCATGTAGCATGGCCGATATAGCATGTGGACAAGGGAGTCCTGTCAAATCCCACCTCCTACAGCTACAGGTCTTTTGGATTAGATCCACTACAAATTGCCCATGACTTGAACCAACTTGAAATTTTCCAGATCCTGCAGGTTGAGGCCAGCAAACAGCTGATTGCTCTTTCAACTTCTCAAACTTTTTTATAATCTTTGGACAAATGCTTCCATTATACTTCTCAGCGGCCTCCATCTTTATATACAGTCTATTCATCAATTTGCATCTAATAGCTTCCAGCATGGACAATATAGGCTTCGCCCTAGCTTCTAAAATATATCTATTGAAACATTCACACATGTTATTAAGTAGCATATCACATTTAGGAAATTCACGAAAATGAGACCTTGACCATTGCTGTGGAGGCTTGTCAGCTAACCACTCATATGCTACAGCATCAGTTTCTTTAATTAGGCCCATCCAGTGCTCAAATTTAGCTACATAACTAGCTCTTGCAGCTGCCCACAAATAATCTTTCAAAAGCTTCCCTTTGTAAGAGTTCTGGAAATTGGAGTATAGGTGTCGCACACAAAATCTGTGCTCAGCATCTGGAACAAGATCCTCCAAAGCTTCAATAAGGCCCTGTGGATTGCAAAATCAATAtgccaaaatttaaatgttagcCAAATACAAAATAACATGAGACTATAAATAATATTGCCCTATTACCTTTTGTTTGTCACTCATAAATGTCCAAGCTGCAGAATTCTGTATCTGCAAATCCTGTAGCAAATGGCTTAAAAACCATGCCCAAGATGCTGTTGATTCAACATCCACAACTGCATAGGCTATCGGAAATATACAATCATTGGCATCTACCCCTACTGCAGCAAGTAGTTGTCCTCCATGTTGCGCCTTCAAAAAACATCCATCCAAACTGATTATAGGTCTGCACCCAGCCAAAAATCCTCTCTTGCATGCATCTAAGCAAACATACAACATCTTAAACTGAAGATTGTCACATTTAATCAAAAAAGTTGAGCCAGGATTACTCTTCTTGACCTCTGTGGCATAATCCCATAAAGTAGCATATTGTTCTGCTTCACTACCCTCAATCAATCGCAGGGCCTTTCTTTTTGCCCTATACAACTTTGTCCGAGATACACTTACATGAATATCTGCTGTCACACATTCTCCAAATGCTGTCAATGGCCACTTAGGATTATTCCTAAATctgtctatatatttttttgcaagCCATGAAGAAGTTACAAATTTGTTTTTGAAGTTCTTAAAACATTTGTGCTCGGAGTCATATCTCTTGACTTGTACAGTTTTCTTATCAGTAATCCATGAAGCATAAATAAGCCATGGACATCCCTCCTTACAAACTGCTCTAACTTTGTCTTTTTCATTCTTCACCAGCTTAATATTGTATCTATTCTTGATGCTATACTCCCTTATAGCCTGCCTGAATTCTTTCATGGAAGCAAAGAGCATCCCAATCCCAAATTGTGGATTTTGCATATCAGTTTCAGCTCTAAACTCAGGATACCTTCTTCGCATCACAAGATCATCTTCAGAACTATCATCCAAACTATGTAATTCATCTGACAGTTCATAATCAGTGTC
Above is a window of Ananas comosus cultivar F153 unplaced genomic scaffold, ASM154086v1, whole genome shotgun sequence DNA encoding:
- the LOC109704055 gene encoding uncharacterized protein LOC109704055: MARTMIRRASEDQKPTYVNGSGYFTMEIHHGGFFTFIPDRFYMGSKIDYYDFCDPDLLSLLDIKDKAKDDLGYPDEEQVNYYWCKPGSSLNLGIKKLNNDKDVCEMALHASKTTRVALYMEPMIVTVETSQTILNDMFRMFDDTEQTIPKKLNDDGRQGEQQTLSNTICKELDVGSSEQQTVDTKTILDELNNDSNRQHPDDHVIAEELDNRDEEMDDGEKDHANRSDDESDSLFIESDYDLTDDDELFDKNVDTHVEVGVRTKTSTTIDDVPKDSNSDTDYELSDELHSLDDSSEDDLVMRRRYPEFRAETDMQNPQFGIGMLFASMKEFRQAIREYSIKNRYNIKLVKNEKDKVRAVCKEGCPWLIYASWITDKKTVQVKRYDSEHKCFKNFKNKFVTSSWLAKKYIDRFRNNPKWPLTAFGECVTADIHVSVSRTKLYRAKRKALRLIEGSEAEQYATLWDYATEVKKSNPGSTFLIKCDNLQFKMLYVCLDACKRGFLAGCRPIISLDGCFLKAQHGGQLLAAVGVDANDCIFPIAYAVVDVESTASWAWFLSHLLQDLQIQNSAAWTFMSDKQKGLIEALEDLVPDAEHRFCVRHLYSNFQNSYKGKLLKDYLWAAARASYVAKFEHWMGLIKETDAVAYEWLADKPPQQWSRSHFREFPKCDMLLNNMCECFNRYILEARAKPILSMLEAIRCKLMNRLYIKMEAAEKYNGSICPKIIKKFEKLKEQSAVCWPQPAGSGKFQVGSSHGQFVVDLIQKTCSCRRWDLTGLPCPHAISAMLHENLRPEDYVHDCYSIETYKKCYAHLIKPINGQDMWTKTGQEPIQPPDNKKRPGRPKMARKKSASELQTSNKLGRHGVRMTCTKCGEKGHNKATCDRRSRAGVRPLVPKLPVRRNRAEFETTNEATPTPTPAQNMRSHFIVRWMPDGTTQTQAATQPNPPSIPESDFIRRCQSQAPSRGPTTRLQHLLQSKKCKGKGKLLNRQAAE